One Pantoea eucalypti genomic region harbors:
- a CDS encoding DUF4311 domain-containing protein: protein MFLIILFKSLIIGGLVGVGVGAGAARMFHAPTTQGMGAFRTLGELNSCEGDPASHFSFGLGFFFNAWASSVAAGSFTQDVDHRIIPNWGAAALMVKNRNVAETLHDPKKMAIACGIIGMIVVAFLNSTASAVPAALQVTAVKVLVPAANLLVNTVMPVIFWLAAIDAGKKSGFWATIFGGLAQLIMGNAVPGLVLGILIGKGVEESGWNRVTKVMMTAIVLLFVLSGFFRGFDMKLLQSFQLGIPGWLDMIHNSVSGK, encoded by the coding sequence ATGTTTTTAATCATTTTGTTTAAGTCGTTGATCATTGGCGGACTGGTCGGTGTGGGTGTGGGGGCGGGTGCTGCACGCATGTTCCACGCGCCCACCACCCAGGGCATGGGCGCCTTTCGTACGCTGGGCGAGCTGAACTCGTGCGAAGGCGATCCGGCCTCTCATTTCTCCTTTGGTCTTGGCTTCTTTTTCAATGCCTGGGCATCGTCGGTTGCAGCCGGTTCATTCACGCAGGATGTCGATCACCGCATCATCCCAAACTGGGGCGCGGCCGCGCTGATGGTGAAGAATCGTAATGTGGCAGAGACGCTGCACGACCCGAAAAAAATGGCCATCGCCTGCGGCATTATCGGCATGATCGTCGTTGCCTTTCTCAACTCTACCGCGTCAGCTGTTCCCGCAGCGCTGCAGGTTACCGCAGTCAAAGTGCTGGTGCCCGCCGCTAACCTGCTGGTGAACACGGTGATGCCGGTAATCTTCTGGCTGGCAGCAATCGACGCAGGTAAAAAGTCAGGCTTCTGGGCCACCATTTTTGGCGGTCTGGCACAGCTAATCATGGGCAATGCCGTGCCTGGGCTGGTGCTGGGTATCCTGATCGGCAAAGGGGTGGAAGAGAGCGGCTGGAATCGGGTTACCAAAGTGATGATGACCGCTATCGTGCTGCTGTTTGTGCTGAGCGGCTTCTTCCGTGGTTTCGATATGAAGCTGTTGCAGTCCTTCCAGCTCGGCATTCCCGGCTGGCTCGACATGATCCACAACTCAGTCAGCGGCAAATAA
- a CDS encoding DUF4310 family protein — translation MNENKGFWYADWSFPIFVGLLSSGVFAGTHMYYLYGIGAFNEVAFVSMLRAGMETGVYGAVAAFGASFLFARIIEGSLVGILDIGGAIQTGVGLGVPALLLGAGIVFPVANFAASLVTGLVIGVAIGYLIILARKFTINQSDSTYGADVMMGAGNASGRFLGPLIILSAMAASIPIGLGSLLGALLFYLWNKPITGGAILGAMILGALFPIAL, via the coding sequence ATGAACGAAAATAAAGGCTTCTGGTATGCCGACTGGTCTTTCCCGATCTTTGTTGGCCTGCTCTCCTCGGGCGTCTTTGCCGGGACGCACATGTATTACCTCTACGGCATCGGCGCGTTCAACGAGGTGGCATTTGTGTCGATGCTGCGCGCAGGCATGGAGACCGGCGTCTACGGCGCAGTCGCCGCTTTTGGTGCCAGTTTCCTGTTTGCCCGCATTATTGAAGGTTCACTGGTGGGCATTCTGGATATCGGCGGGGCGATTCAGACCGGCGTCGGCCTGGGCGTGCCGGCACTGCTGCTGGGCGCGGGCATCGTCTTTCCGGTAGCGAATTTTGCGGCCTCGCTGGTGACGGGCCTGGTGATTGGTGTGGCGATTGGCTACCTGATTATTCTGGCGCGTAAATTCACCATCAATCAGAGCGACTCCACCTACGGCGCAGACGTGATGATGGGAGCCGGTAATGCCTCAGGGCGCTTTCTGGGTCCGCTGATTATCCTGTCCGCCATGGCGGCCTCGATTCCGATTGGTCTGGGTTCGCTGCTGGGTGCGCTGCTGTTCTATCTCTGGAACAAGCCGATCACCGGCGGTGCGA